The following coding sequences lie in one Candidatus Nealsonbacteria bacterium genomic window:
- the secF gene encoding protein translocase subunit SecF, protein MIEFTKYRKAYYALSLTLIGVAIFSLINFGMNLGIEFTGGSIIEIEYESDRPTTEELKRTLSGLDLGELTIQPAGDNSFVIRMKDISDDTYLELRDRLSEARVNYFESIGPAIGSELRNNAIISIILASLAIVIYIAMTFTGIEGGSIKSWQYGVVAAGIGFFHDVLIVIGVFSLLGYLYGVQFTIPIAVALLTVLGYTINDTVVIFDRIRENLALDPRANFEKIVDKSINNTLGRSINTSLTTLFVLFAIFFLGGETLKYFIMALILGISLGTYSSIFLAGPLLVSWLKLKEKKINQ, encoded by the coding sequence ATGATTGAATTTACTAAATACAGAAAAGCATATTACGCGCTATCTTTAACTTTAATAGGAGTAGCGATTTTTTCTCTTATTAATTTTGGCATGAACCTTGGAATAGAGTTTACCGGAGGTAGCATAATTGAAATAGAATACGAATCAGATAGGCCAACTACTGAAGAGCTAAAAAGAACTTTGTCAGGCCTTGATTTGGGAGAATTAACCATTCAGCCAGCCGGAGATAATTCATTTGTAATCAGAATGAAGGACATCTCAGATGATACTTATTTAGAATTAAGAGATAGGCTGTCTGAAGCAAGAGTAAATTATTTTGAATCAATTGGACCAGCTATCGGAAGTGAATTACGTAATAATGCAATTATTAGTATAATCTTAGCTTCATTAGCCATAGTAATATATATTGCGATGACTTTTACTGGTATTGAAGGAGGATCGATAAAATCATGGCAATACGGAGTGGTTGCTGCCGGGATAGGATTTTTCCACGATGTTTTAATAGTAATTGGAGTTTTTTCTTTGCTTGGTTATCTTTACGGAGTTCAATTCACTATTCCAATCGCAGTGGCTCTTTTGACAGTTCTAGGGTATACAATAAATGATACGGTGGTTATTTTTGACAGGATAAGAGAAAATCTTGCTCTTGACCCAAGAGCTAATTTTGAAAAGATAGTGGATAAGAGTATAAATAATACTCTTGGAAGATCAATCAATACTTCTCTAACAACTCTATTTGTTCTTTTTGCAATATTCTTTTTGGGTGGAGAAACACTTAAATATTTCATAATGGCCTTGATACTTGGAATATCGCTTGGAACTTACTCCTCAATATTTTTAGCCGGACCACTTTTAGTATCTTGGTTAAAATTGAAAGAGAAAAAAATTAATCAATAA
- the secD gene encoding protein translocase subunit SecD — protein sequence MKKGYYKLLSAIFLLFGVLLGTFVYPGFFNRGIDFLNNKTGLEFSHFTERPFRLGLDLQGGTQMLYQADLSDVPESERSQRMDSLQSLIGHRIDQFGIVDPLVQIKGDRLVVELAGVVDSAEAMRMIGETPFLEFKELYVEEEQMIEAELHNAEALVRAEEILGRVLAGEDFSELARSYSDDPGSGNQGGDLGWFGRGIMVPEFEEAVFGLSKDEISSEIIETQFGYHVIQKTEDENDDGQIKASHILIEKRSIQDGLTWRRTELGGHHLKTARYIVDPLTGRIQIELEFTAEGAQIFAAITERNVGQPLAIFLDGRSIIDTTGDGKITEDDLYAPMIQETITGGRAVITGDTSLEKAREIVNRLRSGALPVPIQLMSHQSVGPALGMDSLTKSLGAGLWGFLAIAIFMIIFYRLPGILAVLSLSLYILLVLSIFKALPVTLTLSGIAGFILSIGMAIDANILIFSRMREELALGKNIRDSIDSGFNMAWSSIRDGNVTTLIVAFILFFIGTSFVKGFALTLIIGISVSMFSSMIITKYFLKSFEGGRLADKRSLWK from the coding sequence ATGAAAAAAGGATATTATAAATTATTGAGTGCTATTTTTCTTTTATTCGGAGTTCTTTTAGGTACTTTTGTTTATCCGGGATTTTTTAATCGTGGAATAGATTTTTTGAATAATAAAACAGGGCTTGAATTTTCTCACTTTACAGAAAGACCGTTTAGATTAGGACTTGATCTTCAAGGAGGAACACAAATGCTTTATCAAGCAGATCTTTCTGATGTTCCAGAGAGCGAAAGGAGTCAAAGAATGGATAGTCTACAAAGTCTTATTGGACATCGCATTGATCAGTTTGGTATTGTCGATCCTTTAGTTCAAATTAAGGGAGATAGGCTAGTAGTAGAGTTAGCTGGTGTTGTCGATTCGGCTGAAGCCATGAGAATGATTGGAGAAACACCATTTCTAGAATTTAAAGAATTATATGTTGAAGAAGAGCAAATGATTGAAGCAGAACTGCATAACGCCGAGGCATTAGTGCGGGCAGAAGAGATATTAGGAAGAGTTTTAGCCGGTGAAGATTTTAGTGAATTAGCACGTAGCTATTCTGATGACCCTGGAAGTGGCAATCAAGGGGGAGATTTAGGTTGGTTTGGTCGAGGAATTATGGTTCCTGAATTTGAGGAAGCAGTTTTTGGTCTATCTAAAGATGAGATATCATCTGAAATTATTGAAACTCAATTCGGTTATCATGTCATTCAAAAAACTGAAGACGAAAATGACGATGGACAAATAAAAGCAAGTCATATTTTAATTGAGAAAAGATCTATTCAAGATGGTTTGACTTGGAGAAGAACCGAGTTGGGAGGTCATCACTTAAAGACTGCTCGTTATATTGTAGATCCGTTGACTGGAAGAATCCAGATTGAACTTGAGTTTACAGCAGAAGGGGCTCAAATATTTGCAGCCATAACTGAAAGAAATGTTGGTCAGCCTTTAGCAATATTTTTAGACGGTAGGTCAATAATTGATACTACTGGTGATGGAAAAATAACAGAAGATGATCTTTACGCTCCAATGATTCAAGAAACAATTACTGGAGGCAGAGCAGTTATTACCGGAGACACTAGCCTTGAAAAGGCCAGAGAGATTGTTAATCGTTTAAGGAGTGGAGCACTACCAGTTCCAATTCAGCTAATGTCGCATCAAAGTGTTGGCCCAGCCTTAGGAATGGATTCGCTTACCAAATCATTAGGAGCTGGATTATGGGGATTTTTAGCTATAGCTATATTTATGATTATTTTTTATCGATTGCCTGGGATATTGGCAGTTCTTAGCTTATCCCTTTATATATTATTAGTCTTATCAATATTTAAAGCTCTTCCCGTAACGCTTACCCTATCAGGTATTGCTGGGTTTATTCTATCTATCGGAATGGCTATTGATGCTAATATATTAATTTTTTCCCGAATGAGAGAAGAATTAGCTTTAGGTAAAAATATCCGAGATAGTATTGATAGTGGTTTTAATATGGCTTGGTCATCAATTAGAGATGGAAATGTTACGACCCTGATTGTAGCTTTCATTCTATTTTTTATAGGAACAAGCTTTGTAAAGGGATTTGCTTTAACCCTAATTATTGGTATCTCAGTCAGTATGTTCTCTTCTATGATAATAACGAAATATTTTTTGAAATCTTTTGAAGGAGGCAGGCTTGCTGATAAAAGATCACTTTGGAAATAA